The Nocardia higoensis genome has a segment encoding these proteins:
- a CDS encoding D-alanyl-D-alanine carboxypeptidase family protein gives MRSRSSALVRGSRAALTVATALAATVLAAAAPVVAEPTPPTSTSTPFSTPNTDTCPQKNLPRPPIDASEVPAPGEPTPGPLPVPVPAIGGERMSECGVVVPDDAPELPADISATAWLVSDLDTGAVLAAKDPHGRYRPASTIKVLLAIVALRTLDMDQVVVGTQEAADVEGSRVGIGPGGRYTNRQLMEALVMVSGNDAAHMIAAQLGGDEAAVARMNEVAKSLFALDTRVATPSGLDGPGMSTSAYDLSALWREAMSIPLFAELVGTEQIEFPGYPADPRIPDDEDHPGFPIANDNHLLFNYEGALGGKTGFTDDARQTFVAAAERDGHRLAVTLLQADVRPIRPWEQAARLLDYGFALSEDADIAAVGVLPGAEVVFDGPTVVPAAPPLEGDLAAPHTVSHADTRALLMIVGSVAVVVLLLGAFRINRRHR, from the coding sequence ATGAGATCTCGCTCCTCCGCTCTTGTTCGCGGGTCGCGCGCCGCACTCACCGTCGCGACCGCGCTCGCCGCGACGGTCCTGGCGGCCGCGGCGCCGGTCGTGGCCGAACCGACGCCGCCGACATCGACCTCGACGCCGTTCAGCACGCCGAACACCGACACCTGCCCGCAGAAGAACCTGCCGCGTCCGCCGATCGACGCCTCCGAGGTGCCCGCGCCCGGCGAGCCCACGCCGGGTCCCCTGCCGGTGCCGGTGCCCGCGATCGGCGGCGAGCGGATGAGCGAATGCGGGGTCGTGGTGCCCGACGACGCGCCGGAGCTGCCCGCCGACATCTCGGCGACCGCTTGGCTGGTCAGCGATCTCGACACCGGCGCGGTGCTGGCGGCCAAGGATCCGCACGGCCGCTACCGGCCCGCCAGCACCATCAAGGTGCTGCTGGCCATCGTCGCGCTGCGCACCCTCGACATGGACCAGGTGGTCGTCGGCACGCAGGAGGCCGCCGACGTGGAGGGCTCCCGCGTAGGCATCGGCCCCGGCGGGCGCTATACCAACCGTCAGCTGATGGAGGCGCTGGTCATGGTGTCCGGCAACGACGCCGCGCACATGATCGCCGCGCAGCTCGGCGGCGACGAGGCGGCGGTGGCGAGAATGAACGAGGTCGCGAAGTCGTTGTTCGCCTTGGACACCCGCGTCGCCACGCCCTCCGGTCTGGACGGGCCGGGCATGTCGACCTCGGCCTACGACCTCTCGGCGCTGTGGCGGGAAGCGATGAGCATCCCGCTGTTCGCCGAGCTGGTCGGTACCGAGCAGATCGAGTTCCCCGGATACCCCGCCGATCCGCGCATCCCGGACGACGAAGACCACCCCGGCTTCCCGATCGCCAACGACAACCACCTGCTGTTCAACTACGAAGGCGCGCTGGGCGGCAAGACCGGGTTCACCGACGACGCCCGCCAGACCTTCGTCGCGGCGGCCGAACGCGACGGTCACCGTCTCGCCGTCACCCTGCTGCAGGCCGACGTGCGGCCGATCCGCCCCTGGGAACAGGCCGCGCGCCTGCTCGACTACGGTTTCGCGCTGTCCGAGGACGCCGACATCGCCGCGGTCGGGGTGCTCCCGGGTGCCGAGGTCGTGTTCGACGGGCCGACCGTGGTGCCCGCGGCTCCGCCGCTGGAGGGCGATCTGGCTGCCCCGCACACCGTCTCGCACGCCGACACCCGGGCGCTGCTGATGATCGTCGGCAGCGTCGCCGTCGTCGTGCTGCTCCTCGGCGCGTTCCGGATCAACCGCCGCCACCGGTGA